tatataataataataataataataataataataataataataataataataataataataataataatgatgatgctgataataataataataataatattcaacTATTCATAAGCaatgtaattattttactaatcaatattttaaataggCACTTAATGAGCCACTATTATTGGGTGTACTATTTGTATTTACCACCATAATGCAATTTCTGAATTCGAAAATTGAACCAAAGACGaaataatagtataaatttcTACTATATTAGAAATTACTAGTTTTAACATGTGTGCTTATTGtctatttaatttagttttaggGTAGTTTAATCTTTATTACTCAAGCTCTCCATATGTTATGTTGCTACTATATTTAACATGAGGTCTTGTGTCGTGTCACAAATTGAGAACCCCAAGTTGTTTCCTCTTTTTTAAAGAGTGTGAAGTCCAACTCTTTTCAAAGATGTTCCATTTTCTAACCCAAAATTTCAACATTCACccacataatatataattaaaattccCAATATAGCACTACTCATAAGCTCCGGTGTTCACTCAGGTATGTTTGTGTGATTTTTTCTCAGGTTAGTTTACTTCGAATCtacaattttttctataatttcaTGCATTGAGCCTTGgagtttttattaattttttactttagcATTTTGTGACAATCAGGATTGCATTGTTCTCTATTTCTTCACCGAATTTGGAATTAgttgttattaattttatcttctGTTGACAAAATTTTACTTGTGTGTCTTCAAATTTGCTTATTTCTTTatttgagtttgttgttgaTGTTCAATTTTTCGACcgcaaaaaaattgaatcattgGTGTTGATTATACttgaaatttatgtaattttaatttttgcttCAGGCCGCGCCATTAAAGCAGAAGTGGCTATAATTTCTGCTCCATATGTTTAAAGGTATGAAGTTCAGGCATGACAATTATTCAAGGTCAGACCTCCCACTGTGAGAATGCGCAAGTTTCATGAAGGAGGTTTTCAGCCTAAAATGAGCAGAATAAAAGCAGCTCTAATTCTTGGAATCAGGTCTGTTCTCTCGTTCATGTTAGCGCGTTGTTGCAATTGTTATATGAGATATTGTTTATGTAATACACAAATTAAATCATCTCCTCGAGTTTGAAGGTATATCGAAAATAGTGTCTTTTCCCTCACAAGGTAATAGTAAGGTTTGCATACACTACACCCTCCATAGGCACCACATGTGTGGAGGGTATAGTATACACATATGTTTCAACTCTTATACAACAATATTAGTGCTTTCCCATG
This portion of the Solanum pennellii chromosome 12, SPENNV200 genome encodes:
- the LOC107006480 gene encoding LOW QUALITY PROTEIN: mitochondrial import inner membrane translocase subunit TIM14-2-like (The sequence of the model RefSeq protein was modified relative to this genomic sequence to represent the inferred CDS: substituted 2 bases at 2 genomic stop codons); amino-acid sequence: MGQNRTRSRAIKAEVAIISAPYVXRYEVQAXQLFKVRPPTVRMRKFHEGGFQPKMSRIKAALILGIRSQSTKADRVREAHRKVMVTNHRDTRHNYDLAFNINEAKDNLLGKTKNSGSAF